Proteins encoded in a region of the Magallana gigas chromosome 8, xbMagGiga1.1, whole genome shotgun sequence genome:
- the LOC105338626 gene encoding zinc finger protein 569 — translation MNADGLDISLPVHFLSEVIKYDHSDNIRQWTCLFNSHLCNIESRVKRRDGNETMLCLSVSKPGKRVNCSNALQIIISNVRKNDDIQCSTPDVQTQDNCLKRKRGRPRKSDSSERNQLALLPETNGKRYSLRGVRIAESIMNAEKGIDGDINSLEDHSEGGNQVNKSIGRMDKDLNHVEENEDDLKTTLGAGAEEYEHGLYQHSLPLQECSDGSFKDPTYDGRISDKQQSKSDELDDESDDSISDSRQNTNYCQQCRKTYKNFKTLRNHIKYVHKTSGQQNQCKLCPAKFKHKSVLKQHIDEIHNKKISFTCAVCKKGFARRNQYNRHMLCHSEDKSKRLKCPHCEKGFSYKYNLTRHVELVHKPSTESFHCSYCGKGFNLKAAMVSHVQQVHFNIYPFQCSVDDCKMGFSRQSHLFEHMQQSHADVAFKPEQYTRGRFKYGRTDEDLFFCSHCRISFCYKAKLVEHMHFAHNNAFPFVCSECSQGFVEKTYLLHHLKHAHDQCVDDKAVEEAGKDDAEMSEDLDEEKAGNYKIIMVDEAGEVLQICQPINTETSATLEVPGKLTNTEETVTFSYSMSSENHERTTQFIIEPGSDQTAIIPQEIASLLLSGEQTIITQESRDGSESNTVNATDNEDMNADSENYVELTNGTSITDHEADEDCRASSLNSNSCGSKQDQQENNPQVDNVADLNTMDTDNVITEQFSTMNTYL, via the exons atgaaCGCTGACGGATTAGACATTTCTCTGCCTGTACATTTTCTCTCAGAAGTGATCAAATATGATCATAGCGATAATATTCGTCAGTGGACCTGTCTATTTAACTCTCATTTGTGCAATATTGAATCAAGAGTTAAGAGAAGGGACGGCAATGAAACAATGCTATGTTTGTCTGTTAGCAAACCTGGAAAACGGGTAAATTGTTCGAATGCTCTGCAAATAATTATATCCAACGTTCGCAAAAACGACGATATACAATGCAGTACACCAGATGTCCAAACTCAAGACAACTGTTTGAAAAGAAAACGTGGAAGACCTCGAAAATCTGATTCATCTGAAAGAAACCAGTTGGCACTTCTTCCTGAAACAAATGGCAAAAGATACAGTTTACGTGGAGTTAGGATCGCAGAGTCCATAATGAATGCCGAGAAAGGGATCGATGGTGATATAAATTCTCTGGAAGATCACAGTGAAGGTGGTAACCAAGTAAATAAATCTATCGGTAGAATGGACAAGGACTTGAATCATGTGGAAGAGAATGAAGatgatttaaaaacaacattagGGGCTGGTGCTGAGGAATATGAACATGGCTTATATCAACACAGTCTGCCTTTGCAAGAATGTTCAGATGGATCTTTCAAAGATCCTACTTATGATGGAAGGATAAGTGACAAACAACAGAGTAAATCAGATGAGTTAGATGATGAAAGTGATGACAGTATAAGTGATTCCAGACAAAACACAAATTACTGTCAGCAGTGCAGGAAGACAtataagaatttcaaaacactaAGAAATCATATCAAATATGTACATAAAACTTCTGGCCAACAGAATCAGTGCAAATTGTGTCCAGCGAAATTCAAACACAAGTCCGTTTTAAAGCAGCACATTGATGAGattcacaataaaaaaatcagctttACCTGTGCTGTCTGCAAGAAAGGATTTGCCAGAAGAAACCAGTATAACCGACATATGCTCTGTCACAGTGAAGACAAATCTAAACGATTAAAATGCCCACATTGTGAGAAAGGGTTTAGCTACAAATACAATCTTACAAGGCATGTGGAATTGGTACATAAACCATCAACAGAGAGCTTCCATTGTTCATACTGTGGCAAGGGATTCAATCTGAAGGCAGCTATGGTGTCCCATGTACAACAGGTGCACTTCAATATATATCCATTCCAGTGCAGTGTTGATGATTGTAAAATGGGATTTTCAAGACAGAGTCATCTTTTCGAGCACATGCAGCAGTCTCATGCTGATGTGGCCTTCAAACCAGAACAGTACACAAGGGGAAGATTCAAATATGGGAGAACAGatgaagatttatttttctgttctcACTGCAGAATCAGCTTTTGTTACAAAGCCAAACTTGTGGAGCACATGCACTTTGCTCATAACAATGCCTTTCCTTTTGTTTGCAGTGAGTGTTCTCAGGGATTTGTAGAGAAGACTTACTTATTGCATCATCTCAAACATGCCCATGATCAATGTGTGGATGATAAAGCTGTGGAAGAAGCAGGGAAAGATGATGCAGAGATGTCCGAGGATCTGGATGAAGAGAAAGCTGGGAACTATAAAATCATAATGGTGGATGAAGCTGGGGAAGTCCTCCAGATCTGTCAGCCAATCAACACAGAGACCAGTGCCACTCTGGAG GTACCTGGAAAACTGACAAATACTGAGGAGACGGTGACTTTCTCATACTCAATGTCTTCGGAGAACCATGAGAGAACAACACAGTTTATAATCGAGCCCGGTTCTGACCAGACAGCTATCATCCCACAGGAAATAGCCAGTCTTCTTCTTTCTGGTGAACAGACAATAATAACTCAAGAAAGCAGGGACGGCTCAGAGAGTAACACTGTTAATGCTACCGACAATGAAGACATGAATGCTGATAGTGAAAACTATGTTGAGTTGACGAATGGTACAAGCATAACTGATCATGAAGCTGATGAAGACTGTCGAGCAAGTTCCTTGAATTCTAATTCATGTGGAAGTAAACAGGATCAACAAGAGAACAATCCTCAGGTTGACAATGTTGCAGACTTGAACACTATGGACACTGATAATGTTATTACAGAGCAATTCTCCACTATGAATACTTATTTGTGA
- the LOC105343554 gene encoding leucine carboxyl methyltransferase 1, with protein MASDDGVILTNDDAAQCKRYAVEKKYWSDPYISLLTSRSSAKHAPEISRGYYARVTAMRKLLHKFLMLTDRNCQVVNLGAGSDTNYWLLKELDLFPKSFIEMDFKSVTARKVAQIKRHEVLLQTIASEDEDIRLSKSEIHGSDYHLVDADLSILSQVEKKLHESGIDKNLPTLFMAECVLVYIDNLKTKELLKWIADQFPVAMFINYEQVNMADRFGDIMIENLKSRDCFLAGVEHCKSLETQKQRFLDVGWEGADAMEMLQIYKCLPQVDVHRIERLEFMDEKELLEQLLSHYCLAWAWKDPNNLGIAALDVT; from the exons ATGGCAAGCGATGACGGTGTCATTTTAACAAATGATGATGCAGCACAATGTAAGCGCTATGCAGTGGAGAAGAAATACTGGAGTGATCCTTATATTTCTCTCCTGACGTCCAGAAGCTCTGCCAAACATGCTCCCGAAATCAGTCGCGGCTACTATGCCAGAGTGACTGCTATGCGTAAACTGTTACACAAATTTCTCATG ttGACAGATAGGAATTGCCAAGTTGTCAATCTTGGTGCTGGATCAGATACAAATTACTGGTTGTTAAAAGAATTGGATTTATTCCCTAAGTCTTTCATAGAAATGGACTTTAAGTCTGTGACAGCGAGGAAAGTTGCCCAAATAAAACGCCATGAAGTGCTTTTACAAACCATTGCTTCTGAAG aTGAGGATATAAGACTGAGCAAGTCAGAAATTCACGGAAGCGACTATCACCTAGTGGATGCTGATTTGTCCATTCTGTCTCAAGTGGAGAAGAAGTTACACGAGTCAGGGAtagataaaaatttaccaaCATTATTCATGGCAGAGTGCGTTCTAGTTTACATTGATAACCTGAAAACCAAGGAACTATTGAAATGGATTGCAGATCAGTTTCCTGTTGCTATGTTTATCAACTATGAACAG GTAAACATGGCAGATCGGTTTGGTGATATTATGATAGAGAATTTAAAGTCAAGAGATTGCTTCCTGGCTGGAGTGGAACATTGTAAAAGTTTAGAGACCCAGAAACAGAG GTTTCTTGATGTTGGATGGGAGGGTGCTGATGCCATGGAAATGTTACAGATTTATAAATGTCTGCCACAGGTCGATGTCCACAG GATAGAGAGATTAGAATTTATGGATGAAAAAGAACTCTTGGAGCAACTTTTGAGCCATTACTGCCTGGCTTGGGCGTGGAAGGATCCAAATAACTTAGGAATCGCAGCTTTGGATGTGACATGA